In Quercus lobata isolate SW786 unplaced genomic scaffold, ValleyOak3.0 Primary Assembly Scq3eQI_210, whole genome shotgun sequence, a single window of DNA contains:
- the LOC115973540 gene encoding CBL-interacting serine/threonine-protein kinase 5-like, protein MEEQNVQQTTSNLNPPRNILFGKYEMGRVLGQGTFAKVYYGKNLISNESVAIKVINKDHIKREGLMEQIKREISIMRLVRHPNIVELEEVMATKGKIYFVMEYVKGGELFAKVAKGKLKEDLARKYFQQLVSAVDFCHSRGVSHRDLKPENLLLDDNKDLKVSDFGLSALPEQLWNDGLLHTRCGTPAYVAPEVLRKKGYDGAKADIWSCGVILFVLLAGYLPFQAENVMKMYRKVFKAEYDFPQWFSTDAKRLISELLVSDPEKRISIPGIMQNPWFQKGFSKPIAISIPEPVGETNDKDDDKIIEEMELEKTTSSSPPFYNAFEFISSMSSGFDLSSLFEKKRKSGSMFTSKCSAAAIVAKLEAVAKRLNFSVGVKEFKVKMQGKMEGRKGKLAVTAEVFEVAPEVAVVEFSKSAGDTLEYKKFCEEDVRPALKDIVWSWQGENNCHQL, encoded by the coding sequence ATGGAAGAACAAAATGTGCAACAAACTACCAGCAATCTTAATCCTCCAAGAAACATTCTGTTCGGAAAATACGAGATGGGAAGGGTATTAGGCCAAGGCACCTTTGCCAAAGTCTACTACGGCAAGAACCTCATCAGCAACGAAAGCGTTGCAATCAAGGTCATCAACAAGGACCACATCAAGAGAGAAGGCTTAATGGAACAAATCAAGCGAGAGATCTCTATCATGCGCTTGGTTCGCCACCCAAATATAGTTGAACTGGAGGAAGTCATGGCTACCAAGGGAAAGATATACTTCGTGATGGAATATGTGAAAGGTGGTGAGTTGTTTGCCAAAGTAGCAAAGGGAAAGCTCAAGGAAGACTTGGCAAGAAAGTATTTTCAACAGTTAGTTAGCGCAGTTGATTTCTGTCATAGCCGTGGTGTTTCACACCGAGACTTGAAGCCCGAAAATCTTCTTCTGGATGATAACAAGGACTTGAAAGTTTCTGATTTTGGCTTGTCCGCACTGCCTGAACAGCTCTGGAATGATGGTTTGCTACACACACGCTGTGGCACACCAGCTTATGTGGCTCCTGAAGTGTTGAGAAAAAAAGGGTATGATGGAGCTAAGGCTGATATATGGTCTTGTGGTGTGATTCTCTTTGTTTTGCTTGCTGGGTATTTGCCATTTCAAGCTGAGAATGTTATGAAAATGTATAGGAAGGTTTTCAAGGCTGAGTATGATTTTCCTCAATGGTTTTCCACTGATGCAAAGAGGTTGATATCTGAGCTCCTTGTTTCTGATCCAGAAAAGAGAATTTCAATCCCGGGGATTATGCAAAATCCTTGGTTCCAAAAGGGGTTTTCAAAGCCAATCGCTATTTCAATCCCAGAGCCAGTGGGAGAGACCAATGACAAGGATGATGATAAGATTATTGAGgaaatggaattggaaaaaaCGACTTCTTCGTCACCGCCCTTTTATAACGCTTTTGAGTTCATTTCTTCCATGTCTTCAGGTTTCGATCTGTCGAGTTTGTTcgaaaaaaagaggaaatccGGGTCAATGTTCACATCCAAATGCTCGGCAGCAGCTATTGTTGCAAAGTTGGAAGCTGTGGCGAAGAGGCTGAATTTTAGTGTGGGTGTGAAGGAATTCAAGGTGAAAATGCAGGGGAAAATGGAAGGGAGGAAAGGGAAGTTGGCTGTGACGGCGGAGGTGTTCGAGGTGGCGCCAGAGGTGGCGGTGGTCGAATTCTCAAAGTCGGCCGGAGACACTCTTGAGTACAAGAAGTTCTGTGAGGAAGATGTGAGGCCAGCGCTCAAAGACATTGTTTGGAGTTGGCAGGGTGAGAATAATTGTCACCAACTTTAA